Within the Mesotoga sp. UBA6090 genome, the region ATTTGCACAGGTTTATCTGGCGAAAACTCTGCTTGATTCAAAGAAGGCGCTCGAAGAAGCAGGGATTCCCGAAAGTATAGTCCCCGCCGTTGTTGACGGATTTGAAATCCCCGGACTTGGCAAGGCAACGCTTGATGGAAACATTGTCAATTTCGACGCGCAGATCGACATAACAGCTGAAAACGCTCTTTCTTACGGGTTCTGATTTCGAGAGGGGGTCCGCCCCCTCTCTTTCTGGTGATCTTATTATGGCCGAGAAATTGTTAGAGATGAGAAATATTACGAAAAGGTTTGGGGGAGTATTGGCCCTCGATTCAGTCGATTTCGAAATAGAGAAGGGAGAGGTCCACTGCCTGGTCGGTGAGAACGGTTCGGGCAAAAGCACCCTGATAAAGATCATCTCGGGTATTCACTCGCCCGATCCCGGCGGCGAGATATATGTTGATGGTAGGAGAATAAGCCACCAGAAGTCTTCAAATAGTGTGAGAGAAGGCATTCAGGTCATATACCAGGATCTGTCGCTCTTCCCGAATCTGACTGTGGCCGAGAACATCGCCATCTCTTCCAGAGTGGAAGCGCGAAGTCGTCTTATGAAATGGGAAGAGACCGAAGAAGAGGCGATGAAAACGATGGAGAAAATTGGAGTTTCTCTAGATTCCTGGCGTGAAGTCAGCGATCTTTCAATAGCGGAAAGACAAGTTGTGGCGATATGCAGGGCAATAAATGCTAAAGCGAGGCTTGTGATCATGGACGAACCTACGGCTTCTCTCAGCAAAAAGGAGGTCCATTCGCTAATTAGGGTGATAAATGAGTTGCAAAACAGAGAAATCTCGACGATCTTCGTCAGCCACAAACTCGATGAAATAATGGCTGTGGCCCAACGAGTTACGGTTCTTCGCGACGGCAAGAAAGTAGGCGTCTTCGATGCTTCTGAATTGACACAGCAGAAGCTCTCATTTCTGATGACAGGCAAGGAATTCGAGTACACTAAACTCCCCCCATATTTGGGCGACGTGGTTGTTATAGAAGTCAGGAAACTCTCAAGGAGAGATAATTACAAAGAAATAGATCTGAAGGTCCACAAGGGTGAGATAGTCAGCATCACAGGACTAATGGGTTCAGGCAGAACCGAGTTCGCCCTTTCACTCTTCGGAATGAACCCTCCGGATAAAGGAGAAATCTTTGTGGATGGAAAGAAGATCAATCTCGTCAGCGCTGTGGACGCCATGAGAGCGGGAATTGCGTACGTGCCGGAGGATAGATTACAACATGGTCTTGTTATGGAACAACCCGTAAGCAAGAATATTGTGCTGACGGTTCTAAAGAGAATACTGTCCAGAATCAGGCTCTTGAGCAAGGTTAAAGAAAGAACTGAAGTGAAACGGTGGGTAGAGGAATTATCAATCAAGATTCCCTCGGTAGACGCTCCTGTTAACACCCTGTCTGGTGGCAATCAGCAGAGGGTTGTAATCGCAAAATGGCTAGCAATAAATCCAAAGGTCTTGATTCTTGATTCTCCGACTGTAGGAATAGACGTTGCGGCAAAAGACAGCATATACAAGATAATAAGAGAGCTCGCCGCAAAAGGTATCTCGATAATCATGATCACAGATGAAGCCGAAGAAGCGATCTATCATTCCAATACAACATATATAATGAGCGCGGGAAGAATAATTGGAAGGTATAACTCCAGCGAGCTCACGGAGAAAGAGCTGTATGAGAAGATCAACGAGGTCTAATTCAGGATTAAGAAAAGTATTCGGCAAGAGCGAGTTTTACCTCTTGCTTGTGATAGTCGTAGTGTCTCTGTTTTTCACTATTATGAAGCCGAGCTTCCTGACCTTTACCAATATTTACGGCATGGTGGAAAGCAATTCTTTCCTTGCAATAATGGCTGCGGGTGTACTCGTTGTACTAATCTCCGGAGGGATTGACATTTCTTTCACTGCCATCGCTACTGTTGCGCAGTATGTGATGGCGACAATCGTTATTCAGTGGGGAGGAAACATGTTCCTGGCCTTTGCAATAGGTGGAGTAGTCGGTATCGGCCTCGGTTTAGTCAACGCTCTGCTCATATACTTTCTGAGAACTCCGCCGATAATCGTGACGATTGCAACCATGAACCTTTTCTATGGTCTTCTCATATTCATTAGCGGTGGAACCTGGATTTATGGCTTTCCTATGTGGTTCATGGAGAGGAATCTCGTTAGATTCGGAGACAGCTCGGGAATTACGATACCGATTCTCATCCTTGTTCTTTCCTTTATTCTTACGTGGTTAATACTGAAGTACACGGCTCTGGGCAGAAATATCTACGCCGTGGGCGGAAATCAGGAAGCGGCTAGACGTGTGGGCATAAGCATTCTCAAGACACAGCTCTTCGTCTATTGTTATATGGGCTTTCTTGCAGGGATAGCTTCTACGGTTCAGGCGAACATGATGCTTACTGTCGCACCCAATGCTTTGATGGGCAGAGAACTGGAAGTGCTTGCGGCTGTTGTGCTGGGAGGAGCGAGTCTTGCCGGAGGTACGGGGAGCATCCTCGGAACGATTCTGGGATTTGGTCTAATAGTCATTGTTCAGAACGGGTTGACGCTTTTGGGAATCTCTTCTTATTGGCACAAGGTCTTCGTTGGGGCCATAATTGTCATTAGCGTAGGAATAACAGCATACCAGAGGAAACTGCGCGAGGGAAAAGGGGCGATAATCAATGTCGAAGAGTGACACTAAGAGAGGAATACTGTCGAAGAATTCCGAGATTTTCTCCCTCGGAGTAATACTTGCGATTCTCGTCTTGCTGTTTTCACTCGCTCTCCCCGGCAAGTTCCTCAGACCAAGCAATCTTCAATCTATGGCCTTCCAGCTTCCCGAGCTTGGAGTGCTGGCCTTCGCTATGATGATAACGATGCTTACAGGCGGGATAAACCTGTCGATCATAAGTTCGGCAAATCTCTCCGGGATAATTATGGCCATGATTTTGACTGGTGATCTAGCTTCGAGTGCGGGAGGGGCCGGACTCGGCTGGACGATCTTTCTGGCCGTACTCGCTGGGTTGTCGATTTCACTCATAGTGGGACTCGTAAACGGAATGATAATCGCGTATATAGGGGTATCTCCGATACTTGCGACGCTAGGTACGATGACCCTTCTCGAAGGAATAAGCCTGGTTATAACCAAAGGGTATGTCATTTCAGGCCTACCGAGGAACCTTCTTGTGATTGGCAATGGAACCTTTCTCGGAATTCCAGTTCCGATGTTTATTCTGATAGGGGTAGCATTAGCCATCGCCATAATGTTGAACAAGACGCGTTTGGGTTTGTCGACTTATATGATAGGTTCAAATATCAAGGCAACGAGTTTCTCGGGGATAAACACGAACAAAGTGACCATTTTCGTATACATGATATCTGGTCTTCTTGCAGGTATCGCATCACTGATAATGATAGCCAGATTCAATTCTGCAAAGGCAGGCTACGGTTCCTCTTATCTTCTGGTGACCGTTCTCGTTTCGGTCCTTGGCGGAATCAATCCGAATGGAGGATTCGGGAAGGTTTCTGGTGTCTTCTTGGGCCTCATTTTACTGCAGGTTATCTCGAGCGGATTGAACCTCCTTGGTATAAGTCAGTTCCTTACACTTGCGCTTTGGGGCGCACTCCTCCTTGGTGTAGAAGCTCTAAGATTAGCCAGGAAGAGAGTCAGATAAAACAGATATTCGGAGTTGAGCAGATGGCTTTGAAGAAAGAAGACAGAAGGCAGAACATCCTAAGAGTTCTAGCTGAGAGAGAATCGGTCAACACTCAAGAACTTGCATCTCTAATGGATGTTTCTCTCGTCACGCTGAGAAGAGACTTGAGAGATCTGCAGAAATCCGGCCTTGTCATCAACGGATACGGAGTCGTAAGAGCGGTGAATCAGGAAACAGACCCCAACAGCTTCTTCCTGAAAAGGCTGAGGTTATCCAGAGAGGCGAAAGAGAGAATCGCTGCAAAGGCAATCGAGTTTGTCGAAGAGAATGATGTCCTCTTCATAGATGAAAGCACCACATGCTACGTTTTCGCTTTGAAGCTGTCCAGGGCGTTCAAGAAACTGCACATAATTACAAATGGAATCAACATACTGCTTGCGCTTTCGAAAGTTCAGGGCTTTTCCGTTGAGTCGAGCGGCGGCAGTCTCCAGTACGGATTTGATTCGCTTATTGGCCCCAGAGCGGAGAGTCTTGTCGGTTCGATCTATGCAAACAAGTTCTTCTTTTCATGTGCCTCGCTAAGAAAGAATATAGGGACATTCGAGTTGAGTCCCTTTTCCGCCAGCATAAAGAGGAGGATGCTTCTCAATTCCAGCGCAAAAATTCTTCTTGTTGACCGCAGCAAGTTTGAAATAGTCGCCCCGTTCAAAATGGCCGAAATCGGTGAAATAGATAGAGTCATCACTGAAGACAGAGACTTTTTGCCTTCTGAAGATGTCTGAGAAGCACAGTAGGCGAAAGAGCCGTTGAACGTTGTAAAGAGCCGTTTACCGTTAACCTGAAGTTCCCGAACTGAACAAGCAAGAAATAGCTATCTGAAAGGATTTCAGAAAAATGAAGCGGTTATTTCTGTCTACGTTTGCTGAGTTGTTTCAATCCGACAAGTTCAAGTGCTTTTCTCTGTACCTCGTTGGGAGTTGTTATTATCGTGAATGAAGGTATCTCCGGTACTGAAGGTACTCTGGCATCGTTACAGACAATCGTACTCATTTCAGATAGAAGTGTCTGAAAGCTGTGTACCGGTGTCCCATTACTCAGCTTCTTCTTCCTTGTCTTCAAGGCCCTTCTATCGGGCAATCATTTCTCAATCAGTTCCACTCCAGCCTTTTTGAATTCATCTATTGTTCTCTGAACATCGCCTTTGTTTGTTTCTACACCCTTTGTTCCATTTATTATTACGTTGATTTTGAAGCCGGTTATCAATGCATCGTGAACGGTGTATTTGAGGCAGTAGTCAAGAGCTAGCCCGCAAATGTCTAGTTCCTCGATTTCAAGTGCCTTGAGAAGTCCGTCGGTTCCAAGCTGTGTTCCATCGTTCTCCCTGAAGATCGAGTAGCTGTCGACGTAGGGGTGAGTTCCCTTTCTTACTATATAGTCGAAGAGCCAACTCTCTATGTCCTGGTGAAACTCCGCTCCATGACTTCCCTGCTGACAGTGAACAG harbors:
- a CDS encoding sugar ABC transporter ATP-binding protein, which translates into the protein MAEKLLEMRNITKRFGGVLALDSVDFEIEKGEVHCLVGENGSGKSTLIKIISGIHSPDPGGEIYVDGRRISHQKSSNSVREGIQVIYQDLSLFPNLTVAENIAISSRVEARSRLMKWEETEEEAMKTMEKIGVSLDSWREVSDLSIAERQVVAICRAINAKARLVIMDEPTASLSKKEVHSLIRVINELQNREISTIFVSHKLDEIMAVAQRVTVLRDGKKVGVFDASELTQQKLSFLMTGKEFEYTKLPPYLGDVVVIEVRKLSRRDNYKEIDLKVHKGEIVSITGLMGSGRTEFALSLFGMNPPDKGEIFVDGKKINLVSAVDAMRAGIAYVPEDRLQHGLVMEQPVSKNIVLTVLKRILSRIRLLSKVKERTEVKRWVEELSIKIPSVDAPVNTLSGGNQQRVVIAKWLAINPKVLILDSPTVGIDVAAKDSIYKIIRELAAKGISIIMITDEAEEAIYHSNTTYIMSAGRIIGRYNSSELTEKELYEKINEV
- a CDS encoding ABC transporter permease, giving the protein MRRSTRSNSGLRKVFGKSEFYLLLVIVVVSLFFTIMKPSFLTFTNIYGMVESNSFLAIMAAGVLVVLISGGIDISFTAIATVAQYVMATIVIQWGGNMFLAFAIGGVVGIGLGLVNALLIYFLRTPPIIVTIATMNLFYGLLIFISGGTWIYGFPMWFMERNLVRFGDSSGITIPILILVLSFILTWLILKYTALGRNIYAVGGNQEAARRVGISILKTQLFVYCYMGFLAGIASTVQANMMLTVAPNALMGRELEVLAAVVLGGASLAGGTGSILGTILGFGLIVIVQNGLTLLGISSYWHKVFVGAIIVISVGITAYQRKLREGKGAIINVEE
- a CDS encoding ABC transporter permease, with translation MSKSDTKRGILSKNSEIFSLGVILAILVLLFSLALPGKFLRPSNLQSMAFQLPELGVLAFAMMITMLTGGINLSIISSANLSGIIMAMILTGDLASSAGGAGLGWTIFLAVLAGLSISLIVGLVNGMIIAYIGVSPILATLGTMTLLEGISLVITKGYVISGLPRNLLVIGNGTFLGIPVPMFILIGVALAIAIMLNKTRLGLSTYMIGSNIKATSFSGINTNKVTIFVYMISGLLAGIASLIMIARFNSAKAGYGSSYLLVTVLVSVLGGINPNGGFGKVSGVFLGLILLQVISSGLNLLGISQFLTLALWGALLLGVEALRLARKRVR
- a CDS encoding DeoR/GlpR family DNA-binding transcription regulator, with the translated sequence MALKKEDRRQNILRVLAERESVNTQELASLMDVSLVTLRRDLRDLQKSGLVINGYGVVRAVNQETDPNSFFLKRLRLSREAKERIAAKAIEFVEENDVLFIDESTTCYVFALKLSRAFKKLHIITNGINILLALSKVQGFSVESSGGSLQYGFDSLIGPRAESLVGSIYANKFFFSCASLRKNIGTFELSPFSASIKRRMLLNSSAKILLVDRSKFEIVAPFKMAEIGEIDRVITEDRDFLPSEDV
- the pncA gene encoding bifunctional nicotinamidase/pyrazinamidase, giving the protein MRKALLVVDVQNDFYETGALPVSDASKINVVINRAMKDPVYRVIVASQDWHPSNHMSFAVNHGKEPFTPFDNGKGIGPVLWPVHCQQGSHGAEFHQDIESWLFDYIVRKGTHPYVDSYSIFRENDGTQLGTDGLLKALEIEELDICGLALDYCLKYTVHDALITGFKINVIINGTKGVETNKGDVQRTIDEFKKAGVELIEK